The proteins below are encoded in one region of Desulfobacterales bacterium:
- a CDS encoding MFS transporter, whose product MKEFNTRVFSTLSFSIFTSVTGVGIVVPLLPVYAHDLGASGIYIALIFSAFSLSRTLLIPYFGKISDQKGRKPFIVCGLLAYALISLAYIFSTNVESLIAIRFIQGIASAMIMPVVQAYVGDITPEGHEGITMGLFNISLFVGMSIGPLIGGYINELFSLQGAFISMGVLSIIGCLLSLFFLPPTDTEQMATNKKEPVSWTQLLTDRHMKGLFLFRFGYASGIGIIWGFLPVFADTEFSLSSSSIGILVILAVLISGLLHAPMGFLADRINKRAMVIAGGAITVFALFSYKFAHGFGDLVLANLCYGFGGGISMPALTAMATIKGNRAGAMGSIMGLIMMAHSLGMLVGSLLGGIIMDMLNLRCAFVSGAVIIGLNTVIFMFCTHPIREPEAAPPS is encoded by the coding sequence ATGAAGGAATTTAATACCAGAGTTTTCAGCACACTCTCATTTTCCATTTTCACCTCAGTTACCGGAGTCGGTATTGTCGTACCGCTACTGCCGGTTTACGCCCATGATCTGGGAGCCAGCGGAATCTACATCGCGTTAATATTCAGCGCATTTTCACTGTCAAGAACCCTGCTTATCCCCTATTTTGGAAAAATTTCAGATCAAAAAGGCCGCAAACCCTTTATTGTCTGCGGTCTTTTGGCGTATGCCCTGATATCTCTGGCCTACATTTTCTCGACAAATGTCGAGTCCCTGATTGCGATCCGGTTTATTCAAGGGATCGCATCCGCAATGATAATGCCCGTGGTGCAGGCCTATGTGGGCGATATCACACCCGAAGGCCACGAAGGCATCACCATGGGCCTGTTTAATATCTCGCTGTTTGTCGGAATGAGCATCGGCCCACTGATTGGCGGATATATCAATGAGCTTTTCAGCCTTCAGGGTGCCTTTATCTCCATGGGCGTTCTGTCGATTATCGGATGTTTATTGAGTTTATTCTTCCTGCCGCCTACAGATACCGAACAGATGGCCACCAATAAAAAAGAACCGGTTTCCTGGACGCAGCTGCTGACCGACCGGCATATGAAAGGTCTTTTTCTGTTCCGGTTCGGCTATGCCTCCGGAATCGGAATCATATGGGGATTTTTACCCGTATTTGCGGATACCGAATTTTCACTGTCGAGTTCCTCGATCGGCATCCTCGTCATCCTTGCCGTATTGATCAGCGGGTTGCTGCACGCACCCATGGGCTTTCTGGCCGACCGAATCAATAAACGGGCAATGGTCATAGCAGGCGGCGCCATTACCGTCTTCGCGTTGTTTTCATATAAGTTTGCCCATGGATTCGGGGATCTGGTACTGGCAAATCTGTGCTATGGATTCGGTGGCGGGATCTCCATGCCGGCGCTGACGGCAATGGCCACAATCAAGGGCAACAGGGCGGGTGCCATGGGAAGTATCATGGGCCTGATCATGATGGCCCACAGCCTGGGGATGCTCGTCGGATCGCTGCTGGGCGGGATCATTATGGACATGCTGAACCTCCGGTGCGCGTTCGTATCCGGCGCAGTCATTATCGGTCTCAATACGGTGATCTTTATGTTCTGTACCCATCCGATCCGGGAACCGGAAGCAGCGCCCCCTTCATAA
- a CDS encoding DUF2179 domain-containing protein, which translates to MNVDMLTDGSMVTYLMVPFLICLSRICDVTLGTLRIVYISKGIKSLAAVIGFFEVVIWLFAIGQIMQNLNNVINYIAYATGYSMGNYIGIFVENKLSVGTLMLRVFTKKNADELMGALKSSGYGVTLVRGSGIYGPVDIFYTIIRRKDYNDIINLIKIFNPQAVFTVEEVKYVNHQPFSMGQHIGNGFSNPLRALVKRPVY; encoded by the coding sequence ATGAACGTTGATATGTTAACGGACGGTTCCATGGTTACTTATCTCATGGTCCCCTTTTTAATCTGTCTGTCGCGCATCTGCGACGTGACCCTGGGAACGTTGCGCATTGTGTATATTTCCAAGGGGATAAAATCTCTTGCAGCGGTTATCGGATTTTTTGAAGTTGTGATCTGGTTGTTTGCCATCGGCCAGATTATGCAGAATTTAAATAACGTGATCAATTATATTGCCTATGCGACCGGGTATTCGATGGGTAATTATATCGGGATTTTCGTTGAAAACAAATTGTCGGTAGGCACCCTGATGCTAAGGGTATTTACAAAGAAAAACGCCGATGAGCTGATGGGGGCTCTAAAGTCATCCGGTTACGGTGTTACCCTGGTCCGGGGCAGCGGTATTTACGGACCGGTGGATATCTTTTATACGATTATCCGGCGAAAAGACTACAATGATATCATCAATCTGATTAAAATTTTTAATCCGCAGGCGGTGTTTACGGTTGAAGAAGTAAAATACGTCAATCATCAGCCGTTTTCGATGGGACAGCATATTGGAAACGGCTTTTCGAATCCATTGAGAGCACTGGTGAAACGGCCGGTGTATTGA
- a CDS encoding zinc-ribbon domain containing protein → MEEKVLICIQCNNPFVFSLEEQNEFYAKGFDEPRRCPACRKNKSRSCGSGTSHKHCDKKKFFRKKYDE, encoded by the coding sequence ATGGAAGAAAAAGTTCTAATTTGTATTCAATGTAATAATCCGTTTGTATTCAGCCTGGAAGAGCAGAATGAATTTTATGCCAAAGGATTTGATGAGCCCAGACGCTGCCCGGCATGCCGGAAAAATAAATCCAGATCGTGCGGCTCAGGAACATCCCATAAGCATTGTGACAAAAAGAAGTTTTTCAGAAAAAAATACGATGAATAG